The Deltaproteobacteria bacterium genome contains the following window.
GCGCCGTGAGCGCGAACTCCCGTTCGGGCATCGCGGCGTACGGGAGGTGCAGCCAGCCGAGAAACAGGAGGCCGGCGGCCACCGGGGCGATCCACGGTTTCCGGCCGCGCGACATCCTCCATACCGTCCCCGCCGACGCCGCGGCGGTCGCGAGGAGCGGAGCCGCCACGCCCGACGGCGGAACCGGGAAGCAACCCGCTCCGGACGCGGATACAAGGTCGAGCGTCGAGAGACCGAACGTCAGGAACTCCGTAAAGGTTCGGACAAGCGGTCCCACCGCGTCGATCCCGAATACGCCTCCGAGAACCGCGAGGGAGGCGCCGGCGACCCCGCCGGTCCCGAGGATCGGGCCGAAGAGAAGGTTCCACAGGATCGCGCCGGACGGAACCGTACCGAAGAACGCGGCCGACACGGGAAGCGTGCCGAAAAACGCGACCGTAGAGGCGATCGCCGCCGCCCGGACCCACCCGAGGATTTTTCCCCGCGATCCGCTCCGCTCCCCACCGGAGGGAACGGAGAAGTTGGCGATCAGGAAGAAGGTGGCGCCGTAGCTCAGCAGCAGGGACGGCGAGAGGATCGAGAGCGGCGCGTGCGCGATCGTCAGGAAGAGCATCGCGGACCACGCGAGGCCGGGAGCGCGGACCCCTGCCTTCCGCCACGCGAGGACGGACAGGGTGATCATCCCGGCGGATCGCACGGCCGGCACGGGCGCCCCCGCGAGAAGAACGTACCCCCAGCACGCCGGGAGGGACAGGATCGCCGGGAGGTGGCCCAGGTCCGGCGTCCCGTGCCGCATGCGGACGGACCAGAGGATGACGCGCAGGAGGAAGACCGCCATGACGTGGAACACCGCCACGTTCACGCCGGAGATGGCCATCAGGTGGGCGAGACCGGTGCTCCGGAGCAGCGCCGCCACCGGGTGGGACCAGGCCGGCACCTCGCCGGTCGCGAGAGACAGGAGGAAGACGGCTCCGTCCGACGTTCCGGCGTGGCGTCTCACCCAGTCGCCGGTCCGCCGCCGCGCCCGGGAAAAGATCCCCGAAATGCCCCCGGCCCCCGGATCTTCCGCGACGAAGATGGCGCGCGACGCGTCCGTCGAGAACGCGTATTGCGCCCCTTCCGCCATGGCCGTCATTTCCCGGGGGATCTCC
Protein-coding sequences here:
- a CDS encoding ComEC/Rec2 family competence protein; the encoded protein is MTAMAEGAQYAFSTDASRAIFVAEDPGAGGISGIFSRARRRTGDWVRRHAGTSDGAVFLLSLATGEVPAWSHPVAALLRSTGLAHLMAISGVNVAVFHVMAVFLLRVILWSVRMRHGTPDLGHLPAILSLPACWGYVLLAGAPVPAVRSAGMITLSVLAWRKAGVRAPGLAWSAMLFLTIAHAPLSILSPSLLLSYGATFFLIANFSVPSGGERSGSRGKILGWVRAAAIASTVAFFGTLPVSAAFFGTVPSGAILWNLLFGPILGTGGVAGASLAVLGGVFGIDAVGPLVRTFTEFLTFGLSTLDLVSASGAGCFPVPPSGVAAPLLATAAASAGTVWRMSRGRKPWIAPVAAGLLFLGWLHLPYAAMPEREFALTALNVGKGASHVVSFPGGGCFLIDCGSALRGDAGRRVVLPFLRGRGIRKIDALVLTHPHEDHFGGAGAVLSAMPVGEIWLPEGVPKEAFGPAVSSWRGHVREVRSGFTFESGGARVVVRAPRRGAGAGRANESGIIMEFRYGLLSVWLPGDVEEGPSSWGAAGRGEAERRVLFLPHHGSPGADPGGWAAFCRPSAVVAQNRNCFDGGNLLPSGQRFLLENGAFTVRSDGRKLTLEQGGRTGGWKILWRLT